Within the Corallococcus exiguus genome, the region AAACCCGAGCTCATGGAAGAGGTGGCCAGGGACCTGTCGGGCGTGACTCGCACGGACTTTCCCAAGCACCGGCTGCCTCCCCTCCAACGGCTCGCACCGCTCATCGCGGACGTCCAGGCGCTGGCCGAGCAGCCGGGCTCGCGCGGCGCGGAGGAAATGGCGCTGCGGATGGCGGGCGCGGCGCTGAGCGGCATCCACGAGGGCTCCGCCCGCCCCATCACCGCCACCGAGGAGCGCCGCATGGCGGAGGCGCTCCGGTTGATGGAGGCCCGGCTCGTGGAGCCCCTCTCCCTGGGCGTGCTCGCGCAAGAGCTGGGCATGGGCCGCCACCCCTTCCTGCGCACCTTCCGCAAGGTGGTGGGAGAGAGCCCCTACAGCTACATCCTCGGCCGTCGCCTGACACTCGCCGCTGAACGCTTGCGGACGGACCGTGAGCGCATCGCGGACGTCGCCTTCGCGTGTGGCTTTGGCGACCTGTCTGAATTTATCCGCCGCTTCCGTACCCGCTTCGGCGTCACGCCTTCTTCCTACCGCGCCCGTGCTCGACCCGGGTCAGCAAGGACAGACGTCGCGCACGACCCGACTTGAGCGGTCGCTGTCACCCTCAGCAGGCTTCATTTCACACAGAGCGGGTCTCCGCACTCTCCTTGGAAATCCTCGTTCTCGATGCTATCGGGTCTGCGCAATTCTTCATCTGTGTGAGGCAGGGACCGCGTGGCGAATCATCGTGAGTGGGAGTTCGGGGCGCATCGCGCGTACTTCGAGGCGCCGGACCTGTTGGTGATGAAGTTCAACGGGCCCTCGAAGATGGAGGACTCGAAGAAGGTGCTGGAAATCTGTCAGGAGGTTTCGAAGAACGGACCGGTGTTCGTCATCTCCGACGTGTCCAACTCCAGCATCGAGAAGGACTCGCGCGAGCTGCTGGTCGCGCAGGCGAAGGCCGAGTGGTTCCGTGGCCACGTCTACCTGGGCACGGGCCCGCTCCAGCGCGCGGGCGCGAAGGCGCTGATGCTCGCCCTGTACTTCACCGGCAAGTGGACGGTGGACGTGGACTTCGCCGACTCGGAGAAGGACGCGCGCGACCTCATCGCGAAGAAGCGCGCCCAGCCGCCCAAGAAGTAGCCGCCTCCCGTCGCCTCAGTGCTGGACGTCCAGCACGAGGCGCGTGGGGTCCTTCAGCTCCAGCACGCGGAACGGGGCGCGGCGCGCGGTGCCCAGCACCCACGTCACCTCGCCCTCGAAGTCGCACACGCGCTCCAGGCCCAGCAGGGTCGGTAGCGCGGGCTTGAGCGAGCGCTGCGCCACCGTGGCCTGCCCCTGGTCGTCGTGCGCCCGCGCCAGCGTGAAGCGCACCTCCAGCGCGGCCTGTCCCGGCGTCTTCACGTCGTCGCCGGAGCCGCACTGCTGCACCGGCGTCTTCACGTACCCCAGTTGGTAGCCCGGCAGGCGCGGCCCGTCGAACTCGAACACCGTGCGGTCGTAGTCCGCGTGCGTCCCCGTGCGCACCGAGCGCAGCGTGATGGACGGGGGCTCGCCGCGCGGCCTCTCCACCGTCGCCGTCGTCCACGCCGCGTCCGCCGCGCTCCCGGAGTCCGGCGCTGCCTCCGCCGTGGCCGCCGGCTTGCCCGCGTCTTCCTTCACGTCCAGCACCTGGTGCACCACCGGGGCGGTGGCGGCCGGGCCCTCGCGCGGCAGGGTGTTGGCGGGCGGATTCGCGGCCGGTACGTCCATGGGGACGGTCTGGGGCTCCTGCTTCTGGCAGCCCTGGCCCAGCAGTCCCACCGCCACTCCCAGCACGTACATTCCCAGTCGCAGACGCATCCGATTCCTCCCGTCAAACCCCGTCAGCCGGGGACTTCCCGAGTCCTCGCACACCGCGTGCCCCAGGACCATGGAAGATGCGCCTTCCCGGCGCCGTTGCGTATAGGGTCCGCCGGGCCGCGTCCCCCCGGCCCCCCTTCGTGCACTGGAGAGATCCGCACCATGGCCATTGACCTGACCTCCCTCCCGCGTCCCTCTCGCGATGACACCACCGTGAGCAGCATGGTGCGTGGGCTCGTGGGCAGTGAAATCCTCCGCATCGCCGCGGAGATTCGCGAGCTCGTGGCCAAGGGCAACAAGGTGTGCAACCTCACCGTGGGGGACTTCAACCCGAAGGAGTTCCCCATCCCGGACGGCCTGCGCGACCAGATTGGCGCCGCGCTCCAGGGCGGTGAGACGAACTACCCGCCGTCCGACGGTGTGCTGGAGCTGCGCCAGGCCGTGCAGCGCTTCTACGAGCGCTCCCTGGGTCTGAAGTACCCGCTGGAGGGCATCACCATCGCGGGCGGCGCGCGGCCCGTCATCTACGCCATCTTCCGCGCGGTGCTCGACCCGGGGGACGTCGTCGTCTACCCGGTGCCGTCGTGGAACAACAACCACTACGCCCACATGCTGGGCGCGAAGAGCGTGGTGGTGACCACCGAGGCATCGGCGGGCTTCATGCCCACGCTGGCGCAGCTGGAGCCGCACCTGTCGTCCGCGCGCCTGCTCTGCCTGTGCAGCCCGCTCAACCCCACCGGCACCATGCTGGACCCGGAGGCCCTGCGCGCCATCTGCCAGCGCATCGTCGAGGAGAACCGCGCGCGCGAGGGCCGCGGCCAGAAGCCTCTCATCCTGATGTACGACCACATCTACTGGGTGCTGAACTTCGGCAAGAAGCACGTCACGCCCGTGGAGCTGGTGCCGGAGATGGCGCCGTACACCGTGTTCGTGGACGGCATCAGCAAGGCCTTCGCCGCCACCGGCGTGCGCGTGGGCTGGGGCGTGGGCGCGCCCACCATCATCTCCCGCATGCGCGACGTGCTGGGCCACGTGGGCGCCTGGGCCCCCAAGGCCGAACAGGTCGCCACCGCGCGCTACCTGGACGACGTCCCCGCCACCGAGTCCTTCCTGACGACGATGCGCCAGCGCGTCGACCAGCGCCTGGAGGCCCTCTACAAGGGCTTCCAGCGCATGAAGGACGCGGGCCTGCCGGTGGACGCCATCGCGCCGCAGGGCGCCATCTACCTCACCGTGCGCTTCGACGTGGTGGGCAAGGACGGCCTCGCCACCAACGACGCCATCCGCAAGCGCCTGCTGGAGAAGGCCCGCTTCGCCGTGGTGCCCTTCCAGGCGTTCGGCCTGGCGGAGGACACCGGCTGGTTCCGCCTCTCCGTGGGCGCCACCTCCGTCGCCGAAATCGAGGAGGCGATGCCTCGCGTGGAGGCCACCGTGCGTGAAATCCTCACGGCCCGGTAGCCACTTTCCTCCACAGGCTGGCAGACAGGGAATACCCTGCCAGCCGTGGCGTTGAGGGCGCCGCCATCATGCTCAAGCGCTTCGTGGACGTCCGTGACGAGGAGGTAGGCGCGGTCCTCGGGGCGTTCGTCTACTTCTTCACGCTGATGTGCGGCTACGCCATCCTGCGGCCCATCCGCAACGAGATGGGCACCGCCGGGGACGTGAAGCACCTGCCCTGGCTCTTCACCGTCACCTTCGTCGTGATGCTGCTGGCGGTGCCGGCCTTCTCCGCGCTGGTGGCGCGCTACCCCCGGCGGGTGGTGGTGCCGCGCGTCTATCGCTTCTTCCTCCTCAACCTGCTGGTCTTCTTCGCGCTGCTCAAATGGGGCGTGGCGAAGGAGTCCGTGGCGCGCGCCTTCTACGTCTGGCTGAGCGTCTACAACCTGTTCGTCGTCTCCATCTTCTGGAGCTTCATGGCGGACGTGTTCGCCAGCGACCAGGGCAAGCGGCTCTTCGG harbors:
- a CDS encoding AraC family transcriptional regulator, yielding MADLGKVDLTTVRRLASGDGWRVSEIVCRSGPRDPVFEEQHTWVSVSAVLSGSFTYRSRSGRVLLTPGSLLLGEQHTSFCCGHEHGVGDRCIAFHFKPELMEEVARDLSGVTRTDFPKHRLPPLQRLAPLIADVQALAEQPGSRGAEEMALRMAGAALSGIHEGSARPITATEERRMAEALRLMEARLVEPLSLGVLAQELGMGRHPFLRTFRKVVGESPYSYILGRRLTLAAERLRTDRERIADVAFACGFGDLSEFIRRFRTRFGVTPSSYRARARPGSARTDVAHDPT
- a CDS encoding pyridoxal phosphate-dependent aminotransferase, giving the protein MAIDLTSLPRPSRDDTTVSSMVRGLVGSEILRIAAEIRELVAKGNKVCNLTVGDFNPKEFPIPDGLRDQIGAALQGGETNYPPSDGVLELRQAVQRFYERSLGLKYPLEGITIAGGARPVIYAIFRAVLDPGDVVVYPVPSWNNNHYAHMLGAKSVVVTTEASAGFMPTLAQLEPHLSSARLLCLCSPLNPTGTMLDPEALRAICQRIVEENRAREGRGQKPLILMYDHIYWVLNFGKKHVTPVELVPEMAPYTVFVDGISKAFAATGVRVGWGVGAPTIISRMRDVLGHVGAWAPKAEQVATARYLDDVPATESFLTTMRQRVDQRLEALYKGFQRMKDAGLPVDAIAPQGAIYLTVRFDVVGKDGLATNDAIRKRLLEKARFAVVPFQAFGLAEDTGWFRLSVGATSVAEIEEAMPRVEATVREILTAR
- a CDS encoding AMIN-like domain-containing (lipo)protein: MRLRLGMYVLGVAVGLLGQGCQKQEPQTVPMDVPAANPPANTLPREGPAATAPVVHQVLDVKEDAGKPAATAEAAPDSGSAADAAWTTATVERPRGEPPSITLRSVRTGTHADYDRTVFEFDGPRLPGYQLGYVKTPVQQCGSGDDVKTPGQAALEVRFTLARAHDDQGQATVAQRSLKPALPTLLGLERVCDFEGEVTWVLGTARRAPFRVLELKDPTRLVLDVQH